The proteins below are encoded in one region of Flavobacterium sp. IMCC34852:
- a CDS encoding type B 50S ribosomal protein L31: MKKGIHPENYRLVAFKDMSNEDVFITKSTVETKETITHEGVEYPVYKMEISRTSHPFYTGKSKLIDTAGRIDKFKNKYAKHAK, encoded by the coding sequence ATGAAAAAAGGAATTCACCCGGAAAATTACAGATTAGTTGCTTTCAAAGACATGTCAAATGAAGATGTTTTTATCACTAAATCTACAGTAGAAACTAAAGAAACGATTACTCACGAAGGTGTTGAATACCCGGTGTACAAAATGGAGATTTCAAGAACGTCTCACCCTTTTTACACAGGTAAATCTAAACTTATCGATACTGCAGGACGTATTGATAAATTCAAAAACAAATACGCGAAACACGCAAAATAG
- a CDS encoding TonB-dependent receptor, producing the protein MKTYQFLFTLLFLVFSSITVAQNQTAKVAGVVLDENNKPVEGVTVSYQTKSTTTDKNGFYGITVPANQKIVLVFTHESLKKITATLQLKANEEKEFYVVMNDAEQLGEVVVTGRKSRVQGIVSVSPETIRKNPSAMQGVESVIKLMPSASGNNELSSGYNVRGGNYDENLVYVNEIEVYRPFLVRSGQQEGLSFTNTDMVQNVDFSAGGFQAKYGDKLSSVLDITYRTPKKYSISADASFLGGSITGEGISKNKKWSAITGVRYRDNSLFVNSQETQTNYRPTFADVQTNVNFSPNDQWSFSFLGNVSQNKYNYQPLTRQTNFGTIDEPIALQVFYEGQEKDKYQTLFGAFKTTFNKDDNNNFRLITSVYHTQEQEYFDIFAAYFLGEVDTNIGSETLGEVTFNRGIGTQLNHARNDLDALIINAEIKGTHQINNKKHQIDWGFKYTRENIRDRIVEWEVIDSAGFSINPPEFDFPNDQPYNPYIGPLVPYQNVRATNFIDIDRLSGFAQWNTKTNLGSSQFWITAGARFHNWTVSGDGISNAKSQTVFSPRAQFTLKPDWDKDMLFRFAAGYYHQPPFYRELRDMNGAVNPNVKAQQSIHFVLSNDYNFLMNNRKFKLVTEAYYKTMTDVNTYTLENVRIRYRANNDAEAYAYGFETRLNGEFVPGTESWLSFGYMKTEENQDDKGYIARPTDQRLKFGILFQDYMPNLPNMKLYLNLVYNTGLPGGSPSYADAYTYQSRLRDYRRADVGFSYVLTEKNNERAAGHWLKKFEDLSIGFEIFNLFNNQNAITNTWVRDVYTKNQYGIPNYMTTRVFNIKLTAKL; encoded by the coding sequence TTGAAAACATATCAATTCCTTTTCACGCTCCTTTTTTTAGTATTTAGCAGCATAACAGTTGCCCAAAACCAAACCGCTAAAGTCGCCGGAGTTGTACTCGATGAAAATAACAAACCGGTGGAAGGCGTTACCGTAAGCTATCAGACCAAGTCGACCACCACCGACAAAAACGGATTTTACGGAATTACAGTGCCTGCCAATCAAAAAATAGTTTTGGTTTTTACCCATGAATCTCTGAAAAAAATAACCGCAACATTACAATTAAAAGCCAATGAAGAAAAAGAGTTTTATGTGGTCATGAACGATGCAGAGCAATTGGGCGAAGTGGTGGTGACCGGAAGAAAGAGTAGAGTGCAAGGTATAGTTTCGGTTTCACCTGAAACCATCCGAAAAAATCCAAGCGCCATGCAAGGAGTGGAAAGTGTTATAAAGTTAATGCCAAGTGCCAGCGGAAATAACGAATTGAGTTCAGGCTACAACGTTCGTGGCGGAAATTATGATGAAAATTTGGTGTATGTCAATGAAATTGAAGTCTATCGTCCGTTCTTGGTGCGCTCCGGACAACAAGAAGGATTGAGTTTTACCAATACCGATATGGTGCAGAATGTAGATTTTTCTGCGGGTGGATTTCAAGCCAAGTATGGCGACAAATTGTCTTCGGTTTTAGATATCACTTATCGAACACCTAAAAAATACAGTATCAGTGCTGATGCGAGTTTTTTAGGCGGAAGCATCACCGGTGAAGGTATTTCTAAAAACAAAAAATGGTCGGCCATTACCGGTGTTCGTTACCGCGACAACTCGCTTTTTGTCAACAGTCAGGAAACACAAACCAATTATCGTCCTACTTTTGCCGATGTGCAAACTAATGTTAATTTTAGTCCCAATGACCAATGGAGTTTCAGTTTCTTGGGAAATGTTTCTCAAAATAAATACAACTACCAACCGCTAACACGCCAAACCAATTTCGGAACCATCGACGAACCTATTGCGCTTCAGGTTTTTTATGAAGGTCAGGAAAAAGACAAATACCAAACGCTTTTTGGCGCTTTTAAAACTACGTTCAACAAAGACGACAATAATAATTTCCGATTGATTACTTCGGTTTATCACACGCAAGAGCAGGAGTACTTTGATATTTTTGCGGCTTATTTTTTAGGCGAAGTTGATACCAATATCGGTTCGGAAACGCTGGGAGAAGTTACATTTAATCGTGGTATCGGTACACAATTAAACCATGCTCGAAACGATTTAGATGCCTTAATTATCAATGCAGAAATCAAAGGAACGCACCAAATCAATAATAAAAAACACCAAATCGATTGGGGTTTCAAATACACTCGTGAAAATATACGCGACAGAATTGTTGAATGGGAAGTGATTGATTCAGCCGGATTTTCCATCAATCCGCCCGAGTTTGATTTTCCGAATGACCAACCTTACAATCCTTACATCGGACCGTTGGTACCCTACCAAAATGTTAGAGCGACCAATTTTATTGATATTGACAGACTTTCAGGGTTTGCGCAATGGAATACCAAAACCAATTTGGGCAGTAGCCAATTTTGGATTACCGCCGGAGCGCGTTTTCACAATTGGACTGTTTCAGGCGATGGAATTTCCAATGCTAAAAGCCAAACAGTATTTAGTCCGAGAGCTCAGTTTACTTTAAAACCCGATTGGGACAAAGATATGTTGTTCCGTTTTGCAGCGGGATATTATCATCAACCGCCATTTTACCGTGAGTTAAGGGATATGAATGGTGCCGTGAATCCGAATGTGAAAGCCCAACAATCTATTCACTTTGTGTTGAGCAACGACTATAATTTTCTGATGAACAACCGCAAGTTTAAGTTGGTTACCGAAGCTTATTACAAAACCATGACCGATGTGAATACTTATACATTAGAAAACGTAAGGATTCGTTATCGTGCTAATAATGATGCCGAAGCTTATGCTTATGGCTTTGAAACGAGATTAAACGGTGAATTCGTACCAGGAACGGAATCTTGGTTGAGTTTTGGGTATATGAAAACCGAAGAAAATCAAGATGACAAAGGTTACATCGCGCGTCCAACCGACCAACGATTGAAATTCGGAATTTTGTTCCAAGACTATATGCCGAATTTACCGAATATGAAATTGTATTTGAATTTGGTTTACAATACCGGTTTACCGGGCGGTTCACCTTCTTATGCTGATGCTTACACTTACCAAAGTCGTTTACGTGATTACCGCCGAGCCGATGTTGGTTTCTCCTATGTCTTGACCGAAAAAAACAACGAAAGAGCAGCAGGTCATTGGCTGAAAAAATTCGAAGACTTATCGATTGGTTTTGAAATTTTCAATTTGTTTAACAACCAAAATGCCATTACCAATACTTGGGTGCGCGATGTGTACACCAAAAACCAATACGGTATTCCAAATTATATGACGACTCGTGTTTTCAATATAAAACTGACGGCTAAATTGTAG
- a CDS encoding ABC transporter ATP-binding protein, with amino-acid sequence MDENLKKIIPFAKKYKSNVIWNVFHNILYALFGTIGMVMIFPVLKVLFGNEEKVTQLPTYEGLGSINHYLNDTLFYYVNYFSETHGPNYALLLTVSIVVITFLFKNLFGYLGLQNLTKLKTGVLRDLREKMFKKIIELPVPYYSEKRKGDMMARMLGDINEVQNSFFMILELIIKEPLTIVFSLIAMINISWKLTLFVFIFIPISGFIISKIGKSLKGKSKRAQQENGQLISVVEETLSGLKVVKSYNAENFFSQTFNDSVDRLYKLTNSIGKKNNLASPMSEFLGIVVISVLLFYGGNLVLVDKSLDGSLFIAYIGLAYNILTPAKAISKASYQVKNGLAAAERVFEVLEVENTITDKVDAKEIEKFNHEIQLKNITFAYNDEPVLKNFTLTIPKGKTVALVGQSGSGKSTIANLLTRFYDVDNGEILIDNHNIKDVTMKSLRGLTGLVTQDSIMFNGSIKDNIRLGKLDATDEEITEALKIANAYEFVKDLPNGIETNIGDSGNKLSGGQKQRLSIARAVLKNPPIMILDEATSALDTESERLVQQALENMMQNRTSVVIAHRLSTIQKADMIVVMQKGKIVEQGTHDELLTQNGTYSKLVSMQSFE; translated from the coding sequence ATGGATGAGAATTTAAAAAAGATTATTCCTTTCGCCAAAAAATACAAGAGCAACGTTATTTGGAATGTTTTTCACAACATCCTGTATGCGCTTTTCGGAACTATCGGAATGGTAATGATTTTTCCCGTACTGAAAGTCCTTTTCGGCAATGAAGAAAAAGTGACACAATTGCCAACTTACGAAGGCTTAGGCAGTATTAACCATTATCTGAACGATACGCTTTTTTATTATGTCAATTATTTTTCGGAAACACACGGACCGAATTACGCTTTGTTGCTCACCGTTTCCATAGTAGTCATTACCTTTTTGTTTAAAAACTTATTTGGTTATCTAGGGTTACAAAATTTAACCAAATTAAAAACCGGTGTCCTTCGTGATTTGCGAGAGAAAATGTTCAAAAAAATCATCGAACTTCCGGTTCCTTATTATTCTGAAAAAAGAAAAGGCGACATGATGGCGCGTATGCTAGGCGATATTAACGAAGTGCAAAACTCATTCTTTATGATATTAGAACTGATCATCAAAGAACCGCTTACTATAGTTTTCTCCTTGATAGCCATGATTAATATAAGTTGGAAACTAACGCTTTTTGTTTTCATTTTCATCCCGATTTCAGGGTTTATTATCTCCAAAATCGGAAAATCTCTTAAAGGAAAGTCGAAAAGAGCCCAACAAGAAAACGGCCAATTGATTTCTGTAGTCGAAGAAACACTATCCGGATTAAAAGTGGTCAAAAGTTACAACGCTGAAAACTTTTTTTCGCAAACCTTTAACGATTCTGTGGACCGATTGTACAAACTAACCAACAGTATCGGAAAGAAAAACAACTTGGCTTCGCCTATGTCGGAATTCTTAGGAATTGTAGTCATCTCGGTTTTATTATTTTACGGCGGGAATTTGGTTTTGGTGGATAAGTCACTCGATGGTTCATTGTTTATTGCCTACATCGGACTCGCTTATAATATTTTAACTCCGGCCAAAGCCATCTCAAAAGCTTCTTATCAGGTGAAAAACGGATTAGCGGCAGCGGAACGTGTTTTTGAAGTTTTAGAAGTAGAAAACACCATCACTGATAAAGTTGATGCCAAAGAAATCGAAAAATTCAATCACGAAATACAATTAAAAAACATCACGTTTGCTTATAATGATGAACCGGTTTTAAAAAACTTCACCTTGACAATTCCAAAAGGAAAGACAGTTGCCTTGGTTGGTCAATCGGGTTCGGGTAAAAGTACCATTGCCAATTTGCTTACGCGATTTTATGATGTTGACAATGGCGAAATTCTAATAGACAATCACAACATCAAAGATGTCACTATGAAGTCTCTGCGTGGTTTAACCGGTTTGGTTACCCAAGACAGCATCATGTTTAACGGCTCCATAAAAGATAATATTCGCCTGGGCAAATTAGACGCTACGGATGAAGAAATCACCGAAGCCCTGAAAATTGCCAATGCCTATGAATTTGTCAAAGATTTACCCAATGGTATTGAAACCAATATTGGCGATAGCGGCAACAAACTTTCGGGCGGACAAAAGCAACGTTTATCAATAGCGCGTGCGGTTTTAAAAAATCCACCGATTATGATTTTGGACGAAGCGACTTCGGCTTTGGACACCGAAAGCGAAAGATTGGTGCAACAAGCCTTAGAAAACATGATGCAAAACCGAACTTCAGTAGTGATTGCGCATCGTCTTTCAACGATTCAAAAAGCCGATATGATTGTAGTGATGCAAAAAGGTAAAATTGTAGAACAAGGCACGCATGACGAGCTTTTGACCCAAAACGGTACTTATTCTAAATTGGTTAGCATGCAGTCTTTTGAGTAA
- the mtaB gene encoding tRNA (N(6)-L-threonylcarbamoyladenosine(37)-C(2))-methylthiotransferase MtaB has product MENRKKVAFYTLGCKLNFSETSTIARNFQDEGFDRVDFEDVADIYVINTCSVTENADKQFKQVVKKAMKLNDKAFVAAVGCYAQLKPEELAAVDGVDLVLGATEKFKITDYINDLSKNDMGEVHSCEIEEADFYVGSYSIGDRTRAFLKVQDGCDYKCTYCTIPLARGISRSDALDNVLKNAYEISQQGIKEIVLTGVNIGDYGKGEFGNKKHEHTFLDLVKALDEVEGIERLRISSIEPNLLKNETIEFVSQSRTFVPHFHIPLQSGSNEILKKMKRRYLREVYTDRVSKIREVMPHACIGVDVIVGFPGETDEHFLETYNFLNELDISYLHVFTYSERDNTEAAEMDGVVPANVRAKRSKMLRGLSVKKRRAFYESQIGTNRTVLFEGENKEGYIHGFTENYVKVKTPWNPELVNTLHEINLSRIDEDGSVRMEFLNVEA; this is encoded by the coding sequence ATGGAAAACAGAAAAAAAGTCGCCTTTTATACTTTAGGGTGCAAATTGAATTTCTCCGAAACCTCTACCATCGCGAGGAACTTCCAAGACGAAGGTTTTGACCGCGTCGATTTTGAAGATGTAGCCGATATTTATGTGATTAACACTTGTTCGGTAACCGAAAACGCCGATAAACAATTCAAACAAGTAGTCAAAAAAGCCATGAAACTCAACGATAAAGCCTTCGTTGCAGCGGTTGGTTGTTATGCGCAATTAAAACCCGAAGAATTAGCGGCTGTTGATGGCGTGGATTTGGTTTTGGGCGCGACAGAGAAATTCAAAATCACCGATTATATCAATGATTTGTCCAAAAATGATATGGGCGAAGTGCATTCGTGCGAAATAGAAGAAGCTGATTTTTACGTAGGAAGTTATTCCATAGGCGACAGAACGCGGGCTTTTCTGAAAGTGCAAGATGGTTGCGATTACAAATGTACTTACTGTACGATTCCTTTAGCGCGTGGCATTTCACGTAGCGATGCGTTGGACAATGTGTTGAAAAATGCTTACGAAATTTCACAACAAGGGATTAAAGAAATCGTTTTGACCGGTGTAAACATTGGTGATTATGGTAAAGGTGAATTTGGAAATAAAAAACACGAACATACTTTTTTAGATTTAGTTAAAGCGCTAGATGAAGTGGAAGGCATCGAAAGATTGCGTATTTCTTCTATAGAACCGAATCTTTTGAAAAACGAAACCATCGAGTTTGTATCACAAAGTCGGACTTTTGTGCCGCATTTTCATATTCCGTTACAAAGCGGAAGCAATGAGATTCTCAAGAAAATGAAACGCCGTTATTTGCGCGAAGTCTATACCGACAGAGTATCAAAAATCCGTGAAGTGATGCCGCATGCCTGTATTGGTGTGGATGTGATTGTGGGTTTTCCGGGAGAAACGGATGAGCATTTCTTAGAAACCTATAATTTCCTAAACGAACTAGATATTTCGTATTTACATGTATTTACCTATTCCGAAAGGGATAATACCGAAGCGGCCGAAATGGATGGCGTTGTGCCTGCGAATGTGCGTGCGAAAAGAAGTAAAATGCTTCGAGGTTTGTCGGTAAAAAAACGTCGTGCTTTTTATGAAAGCCAAATTGGAACCAACAGAACCGTTTTATTTGAAGGCGAAAACAAAGAAGGCTATATTCATGGATTTACCGAAAACTATGTCAAAGTAAAAACGCCTTGGAATCCGGAGTTGGTCAATACTTTACACGAAATCAATTTGTCTAGAATCGATGAAGATGGCAGTGTAAGAATGGAGTTTTTGAATGTAGAAGCCTAA
- a CDS encoding phospho-sugar mutase translates to MHIEQHILDKVNEWLTPTFDVDTQNQIKEMMTTSPKNLEESFYKNLEFGTGGMRGIMGVGTNRINKYTLGKNTQGISDYLKKSFPGEDLKVVIAYDCRHNSDTLGRVVADVFSANGIKVYLFSEMRPTPELSFALKYLNCHAGIVLTASHNPPEYNGYKVYWQDGGQLVPPQDEEIIQVIENLKYSEIKFEANNSLIEYIDTEVDNAFVDSTVANASFNTSAKAKSNLKIVYTSLHGTSIKSVPSVLAKAGYTDVNIVPEQAEPNGDFPTVKSPNPEEPEALTMALALAEKLHADIVFGTDPDSDRLGVAVRDNNNKMILLNGNQTMVVMTNYLLEQWKKAGKLDGKQFIGSTIVSTPMMLELASAYGVECKVGLTGFKWIAKFIKDFPELKFIGGGEESFGYMVGDAVRDKDAVGAILLMCEIAAQAKENNSSVYQYLQQMYVDFGFYKEHLISITKKGIEGANEIKQMMIDMRENPVAEINNQRVIMVEDYQNSTAKNLLTGETESLSIPKSDVLIYYLEDGSKICARPSGTEPKIKFYFSVNTAIENLEEIPAAEAYLNQKITTIISEMQLN, encoded by the coding sequence ATGCATATCGAACAACATATTTTAGACAAAGTAAACGAATGGTTGACTCCAACTTTTGACGTTGACACCCAAAACCAAATCAAAGAAATGATGACCACTTCTCCCAAAAACTTGGAGGAGAGTTTCTATAAAAACTTAGAATTCGGAACCGGTGGCATGCGCGGCATTATGGGCGTTGGCACCAATCGCATCAATAAATATACTTTGGGCAAAAATACACAAGGCATTTCCGATTATTTGAAAAAATCCTTTCCCGGTGAAGATTTGAAAGTCGTAATTGCTTATGATTGTCGTCACAACAGTGATACTCTTGGAAGAGTCGTTGCAGATGTTTTCTCGGCTAACGGAATCAAAGTGTATTTGTTTTCAGAAATGAGACCTACGCCGGAATTATCTTTTGCGTTAAAATATTTAAACTGTCATGCCGGAATTGTATTAACCGCTTCTCACAATCCGCCGGAATACAACGGCTACAAAGTATATTGGCAAGATGGCGGACAATTGGTTCCGCCACAAGATGAAGAAATCATTCAAGTGATTGAAAACTTAAAATACAGCGAAATCAAGTTCGAAGCCAACAATAGTTTGATTGAATACATTGACACTGAAGTTGACAATGCTTTTGTGGATTCAACTGTTGCGAATGCCAGTTTTAATACTTCAGCAAAGGCAAAATCAAATTTAAAAATCGTTTATACTTCTTTACACGGCACTTCTATCAAATCGGTACCAAGTGTTTTGGCAAAAGCCGGTTATACTGATGTGAACATTGTTCCGGAACAAGCCGAACCTAATGGCGATTTTCCAACGGTAAAATCTCCGAATCCCGAAGAACCGGAAGCCTTGACGATGGCTTTGGCTTTAGCGGAAAAACTTCATGCTGATATCGTTTTTGGAACTGATCCTGACAGCGACCGACTTGGTGTTGCTGTTCGTGACAACAACAACAAAATGATTCTCCTTAACGGAAACCAAACCATGGTGGTCATGACCAATTATTTATTGGAACAATGGAAAAAAGCGGGCAAACTTGACGGCAAACAATTCATCGGTTCGACAATTGTTTCTACGCCTATGATGTTGGAATTGGCTTCGGCTTATGGTGTGGAATGCAAAGTGGGTTTGACCGGTTTCAAATGGATTGCCAAGTTTATTAAAGATTTCCCAGAGCTTAAATTTATTGGCGGCGGTGAAGAAAGTTTCGGCTATATGGTTGGTGATGCTGTTCGCGATAAAGATGCTGTAGGCGCCATTTTATTAATGTGTGAAATTGCGGCACAAGCCAAAGAAAATAACAGTTCGGTTTACCAATATTTGCAACAAATGTATGTTGATTTTGGTTTCTACAAAGAACATTTAATTTCGATTACCAAAAAAGGAATCGAAGGCGCGAATGAAATCAAACAAATGATGATTGATATGCGCGAAAATCCGGTAGCTGAAATTAATAATCAACGCGTGATTATGGTAGAAGATTATCAAAATTCGACGGCGAAAAACTTGTTGACCGGCGAAACGGAAAGTTTGTCTATTCCAAAGTCGGATGTACTGATTTATTATTTAGAAGACGGCTCGAAAATTTGTGCAAGACCAAGCGGAACGGAACCCAAAATCAAATTCTATTTCAGCGTGAATACCGCCATCGAAAACCTGGAAGAAATTCCGGCCGCCGAAGCTTATTTAAATCAAAAAATTACCACTATCATTTCTGAAATGCAGTTGAACTAA
- a CDS encoding glycosyltransferase family 2 protein, translated as MNLSIIIPLLNEQESLPELHQWIVKVMTTHNYSYEVIFIDDGSTDNSWALIENLSKENPNVKGIRFLRNFGKSQALHAGFAKAKGDVVITMDADLQDSPDEIPDLYNMVMNQNFDLVSGWKKKRYDSVVAKNLPSKLFNWAARKTSGVYLNDFNCGLKAYKSVVIKNIEVSGEMHRYIPVLAKNAGFGKIGEKVVIHQARKYGESKFGMSRFINGFLDLITIWFLSKYGKRPMHLFGALGVVMFIIGFISTFLIIGIKLMKLFVFNEPTILVAQNPLFYIALTSMIIGSQLFLAGFLGEIILRTKNNEERYKISSEVNL; from the coding sequence ATGAATCTATCCATAATAATTCCGCTTTTGAACGAGCAGGAATCTTTACCCGAATTACACCAATGGATTGTCAAAGTAATGACAACCCACAATTATTCCTATGAGGTTATTTTCATCGATGATGGAAGTACCGATAATTCTTGGGCATTAATTGAAAATCTTTCGAAAGAAAACCCCAATGTAAAAGGCATTCGTTTCCTGAGAAACTTCGGGAAATCACAAGCTTTACATGCCGGTTTTGCCAAAGCCAAAGGCGATGTCGTAATTACGATGGATGCCGATTTACAAGACAGTCCGGATGAAATTCCGGATTTGTACAATATGGTGATGAACCAAAATTTCGATTTGGTTTCAGGATGGAAAAAGAAGCGCTATGATTCGGTCGTGGCCAAAAATTTACCATCCAAATTGTTCAATTGGGCTGCGAGAAAAACTTCCGGAGTTTATTTAAATGACTTTAACTGCGGACTGAAAGCCTACAAAAGTGTGGTCATTAAAAACATCGAAGTTTCCGGAGAAATGCACCGCTATATTCCGGTTTTGGCCAAAAATGCCGGCTTCGGGAAAATAGGCGAAAAAGTAGTGATTCACCAAGCTAGAAAATACGGCGAATCTAAATTTGGCATGAGCCGATTTATCAATGGATTCTTGGATTTGATTACCATTTGGTTTCTGTCCAAATACGGCAAACGCCCGATGCACTTGTTCGGCGCACTGGGTGTAGTGATGTTTATCATTGGTTTCATTTCTACCTTTTTAATCATCGGCATCAAACTGATGAAACTGTTTGTATTTAACGAACCTACCATTTTGGTGGCACAAAATCCACTTTTCTACATTGCTTTGACTTCTATGATTATTGGTTCCCAATTGTTCCTTGCCGGATTTTTGGGTGAAATTATTCTTCGAACTAAGAACAATGAAGAGCGTTATAAAATTTCAAGCGAAGTGAATCTGTAA
- a CDS encoding GlmU family protein produces MNYILFDGTVRNALLPFTFTRPVADIRVGILTIREKWEKYLGYTTTTLTEEYLSEKFPMVEMEENVMVNASFLPNEVLAEMVKSLEKNQAIFQGEEVVAFFTNDTQEEVDFDAYEIIDYNEEGLKIEHTWDIFTKNDAAIREDFELITEGRHSQPIPKSVNVISPENIFIEEGAKLEFVTLNASTGPIYIGKNAEIMEGSVIRGPFALCESGRVKLASKVYGATTVGPHSVIGGEVSNSVLMGYSNKGHDGFLGNAVLGEWCNIGADSNNSNLKNNYEEVRLWSYETEGFARTGLQFCGLMMGDHSKCGINTMFNTGTVVGVSANIFGSGFPRNFVPSFSWGGSAGFTTYLTSKAFQTAKIVMARRQVEFSEEDAKILEHVFEITKKYRKE; encoded by the coding sequence ATGAACTACATACTTTTTGACGGAACCGTTCGCAATGCCTTATTGCCTTTCACTTTCACAAGACCGGTTGCCGATATTCGCGTCGGAATTTTAACCATACGTGAAAAATGGGAGAAATATTTAGGTTACACAACAACAACTTTAACCGAAGAATACCTTTCTGAAAAGTTTCCTATGGTAGAAATGGAAGAAAACGTAATGGTTAATGCGTCATTTTTACCCAATGAGGTTTTGGCCGAAATGGTCAAAAGTCTCGAAAAAAACCAAGCCATTTTTCAAGGTGAAGAGGTAGTAGCTTTTTTTACAAATGACACGCAAGAAGAAGTCGATTTTGATGCCTATGAAATTATCGATTACAATGAAGAAGGATTGAAGATTGAACATACTTGGGATATTTTTACCAAAAACGATGCGGCCATTCGAGAAGATTTCGAATTAATTACCGAAGGCAGACATTCCCAACCGATTCCGAAAAGCGTCAACGTCATTTCACCCGAAAATATCTTTATTGAAGAAGGAGCCAAACTCGAGTTTGTGACTTTAAATGCATCAACCGGACCAATCTACATCGGAAAAAATGCCGAAATCATGGAAGGCTCAGTCATTCGTGGTCCATTTGCCTTGTGCGAATCGGGTAGGGTGAAACTGGCTTCCAAAGTCTATGGCGCAACAACCGTCGGACCACATTCAGTAATTGGCGGCGAAGTAAGCAATTCGGTTTTGATGGGGTATTCTAATAAAGGACATGATGGATTTTTAGGTAATGCTGTTTTAGGCGAATGGTGTAATATCGGTGCCGATAGTAACAATTCGAATTTAAAAAATAACTACGAAGAAGTGCGTTTGTGGAGCTACGAAACAGAAGGTTTTGCCCGAACCGGCTTGCAGTTTTGTGGACTAATGATGGGCGATCACAGTAAATGCGGTATCAACACCATGTTCAATACCGGAACCGTGGTCGGTGTTTCAGCCAATATTTTCGGTTCCGGATTTCCACGCAATTTTGTGCCGAGCTTTTCTTGGGGCGGAAGTGCCGGTTTTACGACTTATTTGACTTCCAAAGCTTTTCAAACTGCCAAGATTGTAATGGCTAGACGCCAAGTAGAGTTTTCAGAAGAAGACGCTAAAATTTTGGAACACGTTTTTGAAATCACCAAAAAATACAGAAAAGAGTAA
- a CDS encoding DUF4199 domain-containing protein, translating to MNEIIKKNGVTYGIILGLFSVLFTTAIYAIDLELFTSWWLGLVSFAIAITIGIVLVSKTKKQMGTMTFKEGFTVYFIAALIGTFVSTVYNYVLFNFIDTQAKETIKEITMKYTAEMMQKFGTPAEAINETIQKMAETDNYSIGNLLFGMAIVLVFQAIFGLILAAIFKSKSNQGL from the coding sequence ATGAATGAAATTATTAAGAAAAACGGTGTAACCTATGGCATCATCCTAGGATTGTTCTCAGTACTTTTTACAACAGCAATTTATGCGATTGACTTAGAATTATTTACCAGTTGGTGGCTTGGCTTAGTATCTTTCGCAATAGCAATTACCATTGGGATTGTCTTAGTTTCTAAAACAAAAAAGCAAATGGGAACCATGACTTTCAAAGAAGGTTTTACAGTTTATTTTATTGCTGCGTTAATCGGTACTTTTGTTTCAACCGTTTACAACTATGTTTTATTTAATTTCATTGACACTCAAGCTAAGGAAACCATCAAGGAAATAACGATGAAATATACGGCTGAAATGATGCAGAAATTTGGAACACCAGCCGAGGCTATTAATGAGACCATACAAAAAATGGCTGAAACCGATAATTATTCTATTGGCAATTTGTTGTTTGGAATGGCTATTGTTTTAGTGTTTCAAGCCATTTTCGGTTTAATTTTAGCCGCCATTTTTAAATCAAAATCGAATCAAGGATTATAG